In Erpetoichthys calabaricus chromosome 2, fErpCal1.3, whole genome shotgun sequence, a genomic segment contains:
- the LOC114646087 gene encoding uncharacterized protein LOC114646087, protein MRRPYINKIAGIKRFYAMAAVLGILLGNSGGVSGASSTDSTSPAPTIPSSTVISNNATASSTASTTDTSSEQSESEMTNPTSTPSHVNTAITTNGSNNTSNTINVTNNITLPTVQSPNVTSTEMHTSLDASNNTAIRSTISDNITMENYVNVANSTVSPTSSETTPNTTLPTTASITTNITKEVDSVLNSTTVIPISHPTTNNPTVLNTPNANGNENISSSTSSTEMSTDHSITSNATIPITQSMTENTTHGNNSVVTTAATISPTFSVTINETFSTAHPMSGNTTPVNNSSITNTTQMSTSHSVMTNETVNTMPTTSGNTTEANNSEVTSATITTNNFTGTNNISVTTTHPTSVTTAHPTSVNTTEANYSSMISSTVMAPTHPSTNNATVVNTPTTSENTTEVHSSVETNTTMIPSSLPSTTEATGATTHPTSANTTETNSSVVASSTMMPTSFTATNNVTVTSTQPTSVSMTEPNNTSVISTTVMPTSNSTMTAITGTNTTEANNSVVTNSTIMTTTFPSTVNGTGATMHPTSVNMTEPNNSSAISTTIMPTTNSTMTPITSANTTEANNSMVTNNSIMTTSFPITMNGTGTTIQPTSVNTTEANNSSMTSTTMVHTTHPTTDNTTVFTTLTTNANTTQTNSSVVTSSTIMPTNSPSTVNSTGATTLPTSVNTTEANNSSMTSTTVIMHSTHPTTNNITVFTTLTTNANTTQVNSSVPSSTITTTTSNPATMNVTTSTTPLTSVNTTQANHSSTPSTILTPTSQSNTSISTTSTAQPITNNGTQGSNSSTISTPAMPTVSNNKTMSTMQSSTGSTSLANNTSGISPTAGSNQSSSTVSTTSPSTSSAAPTKIPQAQFQVLFKITNLVYNNSLSNDTSPGFKALEQTVVTGLDAVYGCQTCATRDTYIKSRVLKFSNGSVDVSSEVIFNNSTVDTNTVLNQFLNSTNNGTTLGSMILSQSSVKVSTTTTTTAPTTSSTTTTSVPTTTASSIVPPWGIALLVLTSIIVVILLVLLIWLIIYCCLKKRRGTMNVFTIGGSYYSMNDREEYPMYTSHTHFESPNGRNNSYYIRQPKYGRSYENKGIDAHDF, encoded by the exons gAATTCTCTTGGGAAACAGTGGCGGTGTAAGCGGTGCGAGCAGCACAGACTCCACTTCACCTGCTCCTACAATTCCTTCATCTACAGTAATTTCAAATAATGCCACTGCCAGTAGCACGGCAAGCACAACTGATACTTCCTCTGAACAGTCTGAAAGTGAAATGACAAACCCAACATCAACGCCCAGTCACGTCAACACAGCCATAACCACTAATGGTTCTAACAATACCAGCAACACAATAAATGTCACTAATAACATTACACTTCCTACTGTGCAGTCACCTAATGTCACCTCCACAGAAATGCACACTAGTCTTGATGCTTCGAATAATACAGCTATTCGGAGCACAATTTCCGATAACATCACTATGGAAAATTATGTCAATGTTGCCAATAGCACAGTATCTCCAACTAGTTCTGAAACCACACCTAATACAACTCTTCCGACTACAGCATCAATTACTACAAATATCACTAAAGAAGTTGATTCTGTTCTTAACAGCACCACTGTAATACCAATTAGTCATCCAACCACAAATAACCCAACAGTTCTTAATACGCCTAATGCTAATGGGAATGAAAACATTTCTAGTAGCACCAGTAGCACAGAAATGTCTACTGATCATTCCATCACCAGTAATGCAACAATTCCCATTACACAATCTATGACAGAAAATACTACTCATGGAAACAATTCTGTGGTAACCACTGCTGCCACAATAAGCCCTACCTTTTCTGTCActataaatgaaacattttccaCTGCACATCCCATGAGTGGAAATACAACTCCAGTAAATAATTCTAGCATCACCAACACTACGCAAATGTCCACTAGTCATTCTGTCATGACTAATGAAACTGTCAACACTATGCCTACTACGAGTGGAAATACCACTGAAGCAAACAATTCTGAGGTAACCAGTGCCACTATAACAACCAATAACTTTACTGGCACAAATAACATAAGTGTTACCACTACACACCCCACAAGTGTTACCACTGCACACCCCACAAGTGTAAATACAACTGAAGCAAATTATTCTAGCATGATCAGCTCCACAGTGATGGCCCCTACTCATCCTTCCACAAATAATGCAACTGTTGTCAATACGCCGACTACTAGTGAAAACACTACTGAAGTACATAGTTCTGTAGAAACCAATACCACTATGATACCCTCTAGTTTGCCTTCCACCACAGAAGCAACTGGTGCCACAACACACCCCACGAGTGCAAATACTACTGAAACAAACAGTTCTGTGGTAGCCAGTAGCACTATGATGCCCACCAGTTTTACTGCCACTAATAATGTAACTGTTACCAGTACACAGCCCACAAGTGTAAGTATGACTGAACCAAATAATACTAGCGTGATCAGTACCACAGTAATGCCCACCAGTAATTCTACCATGACTGCTATAACTGGTACAAATACCACTGAAGCAAACAATTCTGTGGTAACCAATAGCACTATCATGACCACTACTTTTCCTTCCACTGTTAATGGAACTGGTGCCACTATGCATCCCACCAGTGTAAATATGACTGAGCCAAATAATTCTAGTGCAATCAGTACCACAATAATGCCCACCACTAACTCTACCATGACACCTATAACTAGTGCAAATACCACTGAAGCAAACAATTCTATGGTAACCAATAACTCTATAATGACAACAAGTTTTCCTATCACCATGAATGGAACTGGCACTACTATACAACCCACAAGTGTAAATACGACTGAAGCAAATAATTCTAGCATGACCAGCACCACAATGGTGCACACCACTCATCCTACCACAGATAATACAACTGTCTTCACTACCCTTACTACTAATGCAAATACCACTCAAACAAACAGTTCTGTGGTAACCAGTAGCACTATAATGCCCACTAATTCTCCTTCTACCGTTAACAGTACTGGTGCCACCACACTCCCCACAAGTGTAAACACGACTGAAGCAAATAATTCTAGCATGACTAGCACCACAGTAATAATGCACAGCACTCATCCTACCACAAATAATATAACTGTCTTCACTACTCTTACTACTAATGCAAATACCACGCAAGTGAATAGTTCTGTGCCATCTAGCACCATTACAACGACCACTAGCAATCCTGCCACTATGAATGTAACTACTTCTACTACACCCCTTACAAGTGTAAATACGACACAAGCAAATCATTCTAGCACCCCCAGCACCATATTAACACCCACTAGTCAGTCTAATACAAGTATTTCAACTACTTCCACTGCACAACCAATTACTAACAATGGCACTCAAGGCAGCAATAGCAGCACCATCAGCACCCCTGCAATGCCCACAGTCTCTAACAATAAGACAATGTCCACTATGCAATCAAGCACTGGAAGTACATCCCTCGCAAATAATACCAGTGGCATCAGCCCCACGGCAGGGTCAAATCAATCCTCATCAACAGTCTCTACCACCAGCCCTTCTACATCAAGTGCTGCTCCAACAAAGATTCCACAAGCGCAGTTCCAAGTTCTCTTCAAGATTACAAATCTTGTATATAACAACTCACTGAGTAACGACACGTCACCAGGGTTTAAGGCACTGGAACAAACAGTAGTCACAGGG CTAGATGCTGTCTATGGCTGCCAAACCTGCGCTACCCGCGATACGTACATTAAGAGCAGAGTTCTGAAATTCAG CAATGGATCAGTGGATGTCAGCTCTGAAGTGATCTTTAACAACAGTACGGTGGACACGAATACAGTACTAAACCAGTTCTTAAACAGTACAAACAATGGCACAACGCTGGGATCTATGATATTGAGTCAAAGTTCTGTGAAAG TTAGCACTACTACTACGACTACTGCACCCACAACCTCCTCCACTACCACGACTAGCGTGCCCACCACTACGGCCAGCAGCATAGTGCCTCCCTGGGGGATTGCTTTACTTGTACTTACCAGCATTATTGTCGTCATCCTTCTGGTCCTCCTGATTTGGCTG